One part of the Marinobacter sp. MDS2 genome encodes these proteins:
- a CDS encoding iron-containing alcohol dehydrogenase encodes MYSGSGVKLVLQNLERACDNAIVLPHVFEVNRPFAAGRLATLARLCGLEANTDEDAADKLIQRVKDLLRALPMHLEVDGMDEQHFSVMADAAMKEAHGTYAVPGYLNKEEIIRILHAIKG; translated from the coding sequence ATGTACTCCGGTTCTGGCGTGAAATTGGTGTTGCAAAATCTAGAGCGGGCCTGTGACAACGCGATCGTGTTGCCGCACGTATTCGAAGTGAACCGCCCCTTTGCCGCCGGTCGATTGGCAACGCTGGCGCGACTTTGTGGTTTGGAGGCGAATACCGACGAGGATGCCGCAGATAAACTGATCCAACGGGTGAAAGACTTATTGCGGGCGTTGCCTATGCACCTTGAAGTAGACGGGATGGACGAACAGCACTTCTCGGTGATGGCTGATGCGGCCATGAAGGAAGCTCACGGAACTTATGCCGTACCGGGATATCTCAACAAAGAGGAAATCATCCGTATTCTGCATGCGATTAAAGGCTAG
- a CDS encoding type I glyceraldehyde-3-phosphate dehydrogenase, which yields MSNSKPYRIAINGYGRIGQCVLRALYENGFRDHLQVVAINELSDIDTIAHLTKYDSTHGRLNGKVAVEGDDLIVNGDRIRVLRHPDPEDLPWRLLDVDLVLECSGAFTDRATAEKHIASGAKRLLFSQPGEADVDRTVVYGINDQALTQDDVIVAAGSCTTNCLVPVIKVLDDAFGVEQGSTTTIHAAMNDQPVIDAYHHKDLRRTRSALHNMVPVDTGLARGIERLMPHMEGRFSSVAIRVPTLNVSAIDMVVNVRESTDVAAVNQTLKTAAEGPLAGILDYTDELLASSDFNHDSHSGVVDGGQTRVTGGTMVKVLCWFDNEWGFANRMLNVSQAWLSKP from the coding sequence ATGAGCAACTCAAAGCCTTATCGGATTGCTATCAACGGGTACGGCCGCATCGGCCAGTGCGTGTTGCGGGCATTGTATGAGAACGGCTTTCGCGACCACCTGCAGGTGGTCGCGATTAACGAGTTGTCGGACATCGACACCATTGCCCACCTGACCAAATACGATTCCACCCACGGGCGGCTAAACGGAAAGGTGGCGGTGGAAGGTGATGACCTGATCGTGAACGGCGACCGCATCCGAGTGCTGCGCCACCCGGACCCGGAAGATTTGCCTTGGCGCTTGCTGGATGTGGACTTGGTGCTCGAATGCTCCGGCGCCTTTACCGATCGTGCGACCGCAGAAAAGCATATCGCGTCGGGGGCCAAGCGTTTGCTGTTCTCCCAGCCGGGCGAGGCCGATGTAGACCGCACCGTGGTATACGGCATCAACGATCAGGCGCTAACCCAAGACGACGTGATTGTGGCGGCCGGTTCCTGCACCACCAATTGCCTGGTGCCAGTGATCAAAGTACTGGACGATGCCTTTGGCGTGGAGCAGGGCAGTACCACCACCATTCATGCCGCGATGAACGACCAACCCGTGATTGATGCCTATCACCATAAGGATTTGCGCCGCACCCGAAGCGCACTGCACAACATGGTGCCCGTTGATACCGGGTTAGCCCGCGGTATCGAGCGGTTAATGCCACACATGGAAGGCCGTTTCAGCTCTGTGGCAATCCGTGTGCCCACACTCAACGTGTCGGCCATCGACATGGTGGTCAATGTGCGCGAAAGCACCGATGTGGCAGCCGTGAACCAAACATTGAAAACCGCTGCCGAAGGGCCGCTGGCGGGCATCCTCGACTACACTGACGAGTTGCTGGCGAGCTCGGATTTCAACCACGATTCCCATTCTGGCGTGGTTGATGGCGGGCAGACAAGAGTCACCGGCGGCACCATGGTAAAGGTGCTGTGCTGGTTTGATAACGAATGGGGCTTCGCCAACCGAATGCTGAATGTCAGCCAGGCGTGGCTAAGCAAACCCTGA
- the fba gene encoding class II fructose-bisphosphate aldolase (catalyzes the reversible aldol condensation of dihydroxyacetonephosphate and glyceraldehyde 3-phosphate in the Calvin cycle, glycolysis, and/or gluconeogenesis): MALISLRQLLDHAAEHGYGVPAFNVNNLEQMRAIMEAADKTDSPVIVQASAGARKYAGAPFLRHLILAAIEEWPHIPVVMHQDHGTSPAVCQRSIQLGFSSVMMDGSLGEDGKTPTSYEYNVEVTRRTVEMAHACGVSVEGELGCLGSLETGQAGEEDGIGAEGTLDMDQMLTDPEEAADFVAKTHVDALAIAIGTSHGAYKFTRPPTGDILAIEQIKAIHKRIPDTHLVMHGSSSVPQEWLKVINEFGGEIPETYGVPVEEIVEGIKHGVRKVNIDTDLRLASTGAVRRFMAQNPAEFDPRKFLKATMVAMTDICVARYEAFGCAGQASKIKPLNLEQMFERYETGELDPKVK; this comes from the coding sequence ATGGCCCTGATATCGCTGCGGCAACTTCTGGACCACGCCGCCGAGCATGGTTACGGTGTGCCAGCCTTTAACGTAAACAACCTCGAGCAAATGCGAGCCATCATGGAAGCCGCCGACAAAACCGACTCCCCGGTTATTGTTCAGGCCTCTGCCGGTGCCCGCAAATACGCCGGTGCGCCCTTCCTGCGCCACCTGATTCTGGCCGCCATCGAAGAATGGCCGCACATCCCGGTCGTTATGCACCAGGACCACGGCACCAGCCCGGCCGTATGCCAGCGCTCCATCCAGCTTGGCTTCAGCTCCGTCATGATGGACGGTTCACTGGGTGAAGACGGCAAAACCCCAACCAGCTACGAATACAACGTAGAAGTCACTCGCCGGACAGTCGAAATGGCGCACGCATGCGGTGTTTCCGTAGAAGGCGAACTGGGCTGCCTGGGCTCTCTGGAAACTGGCCAAGCCGGTGAAGAAGACGGCATTGGCGCCGAAGGTACTCTGGACATGGACCAGATGCTGACCGATCCGGAAGAAGCGGCAGACTTCGTTGCCAAAACCCACGTAGACGCACTGGCCATCGCCATCGGCACCAGCCACGGCGCCTACAAGTTCACCCGTCCACCAACGGGCGACATCCTGGCGATCGAGCAGATCAAAGCGATCCACAAGCGCATCCCGGACACCCACTTGGTTATGCACGGCTCCAGCTCCGTACCCCAGGAATGGCTGAAGGTGATCAACGAATTCGGCGGTGAAATCCCGGAAACCTACGGTGTACCCGTTGAAGAAATCGTTGAAGGCATCAAGCACGGTGTGCGTAAAGTGAACATCGACACCGACTTGCGTCTGGCAAGCACCGGCGCGGTTCGTCGCTTCATGGCGCAGAACCCGGCCGAGTTTGACCCGCGTAAATTCCTGAAGGCCACCATGGTAGCGATGACCGACATCTGTGTTGCTCGCTACGAAGCCTTCGGCTGCGCCGGTCAGGCCAGCAAGATCAAGCCTCTGAACCTCGAGCAAATGTTCGAGCGTTATGAGACTGGTGAGCTGGACCCGAAAGTAAAGTAA
- a CDS encoding metalloregulator ArsR/SmtB family transcription factor, translating to MTSLNTHAPETSSVEALAPIFKASGDPLRLEILRVLRRDTFGVLELSQLFDMRQSGMSHHLKVMHKAGLLEPQREGNAIFYRRPLHLDSVKLADQAIRQIFETVDRIPLPIALSEKIEAIRAQRAEQSQAFFSRHSAQFREQQELIAAFDLYADPTAELIRKRVSQQNWQSVLEIGPGEGGFLPVLSELFEHVVGLDNSKDMLAKATRTCIEDRLNNVDLIEGVTDTVLASGDAFDLIVANMVLHHVPSPADIFLDAAALMNNGGCFIISDLCSHDQDWAKENCGDLWLGFEPEELTAWAADAGLNAGEQLFIGLRNGFQIQVREFWKTAKRA from the coding sequence ATGACATCACTCAACACGCACGCCCCCGAAACCTCATCCGTAGAGGCTCTGGCACCGATCTTCAAAGCAAGCGGGGATCCTTTACGCCTTGAGATCCTACGGGTGCTGCGCCGGGACACCTTTGGTGTGCTTGAGCTAAGCCAACTGTTTGATATGCGCCAGTCCGGCATGAGCCACCACCTGAAGGTGATGCACAAAGCGGGCTTGCTGGAACCCCAGCGCGAAGGGAACGCAATTTTTTACCGCCGCCCGCTGCATCTGGACAGCGTAAAACTGGCGGACCAGGCCATTCGGCAGATTTTTGAAACGGTAGACCGGATCCCGCTGCCCATCGCGCTTAGCGAAAAAATTGAGGCGATTCGGGCGCAGAGAGCGGAGCAGTCGCAGGCGTTTTTCTCACGCCACTCCGCACAGTTCCGGGAACAGCAGGAATTGATTGCCGCGTTTGACCTGTACGCCGACCCGACGGCGGAGTTGATTCGCAAACGAGTGAGCCAACAGAACTGGCAAAGCGTATTGGAGATTGGGCCGGGCGAAGGTGGTTTTCTGCCTGTTTTATCAGAGCTTTTCGAACACGTGGTGGGTTTAGACAACAGCAAAGACATGCTCGCCAAGGCTACCCGGACGTGCATTGAAGATCGGCTGAACAACGTTGACTTGATTGAAGGCGTAACCGACACCGTGCTGGCCAGCGGCGATGCGTTTGACCTGATTGTTGCCAACATGGTGCTGCACCATGTTCCTAGTCCGGCGGACATATTCCTCGATGCCGCGGCCCTGATGAACAATGGCGGCTGTTTCATCATCAGTGATCTGTGCAGTCACGATCAGGACTGGGCAAAAGAAAACTGCGGCGACCTCTGGCTAGGCTTCGAGCCTGAAGAGCTGACCGCCTGGGCGGCAGATGCCGGCCTGAACGCGGGAGAGCAGCTGTTTATTGGCCTGAGAAACGGTTTTCAGATTCAGGTTCGGGAGTTCTGGAAAACGGCCAAAAGAGCCTGA
- the tkt gene encoding transketolase: MPSRKDLANAIRALSMDAVQKAKSGHPGAPMGMADIAEVLWNDYLSHNPANPQWANRDRFILSNGHGSMLQYSLLHLSGYDVSIDDIKNFRQLHSKTPGHPEYGYTPGVETTTGPLGQGIANAVGFALAEKAMAAQFNRPGHEIVDHYTYAFLGDGCLMEGISHEVASLAGTLGLGKLVFFYDDNGISIDGEVEGWFTDNTPQRFESYGWQVIPNVDGHDADAIRAAVEAARANTEQPTLICCKTIIGFGSPNKQGKEDCHGAPLGDDEIVLTREALGWQHGAFEVPDDIYAAWDAKEKGAAAQQAWEDKFAAYEKAEPELAAEFKRRMAGELPADFAEKAQAYIQECQDKGDTIASRKASQNALNAYGPLLPELMGGSADLAGSNLTIWSGCKGVTKDDASGNYIYYGVREFGMAAIMNGMALHGGFVPYGATFLIFMEYCRNAVRMAALMKQRSIFVFTHDSIGLGEDGPTHQPIEQLASLRTTPNMSTWRPADAVESAVAWKSALERNDGPTAMVFSRQGLPHQDRDAEQLANVAKGGYVLSDSEGTPELILIATGSEVGLAQDVAGKLREQGKAVRVVSMPSTDVFDAQSAEYKQQVLPLEVTNRIAIEASIADYWYKYVGLDGRVVGMTTFGESAPAGELFKEFGFTAENILEVAAELLDA, encoded by the coding sequence ATGCCGTCTCGTAAAGATCTCGCCAACGCCATACGCGCGCTGAGCATGGATGCGGTTCAGAAAGCCAAATCCGGCCACCCGGGTGCGCCCATGGGAATGGCAGATATCGCCGAGGTACTGTGGAACGATTACCTGAGCCATAACCCGGCTAACCCGCAATGGGCTAACCGTGATCGCTTTATCTTGTCTAACGGCCATGGCTCCATGCTGCAGTATTCCTTGCTGCACCTGAGTGGGTACGACGTATCGATTGATGACATCAAGAACTTCCGTCAGCTGCATTCGAAAACACCGGGGCACCCTGAGTACGGCTACACCCCGGGTGTAGAAACTACCACTGGCCCGCTGGGTCAGGGTATTGCGAACGCCGTTGGTTTTGCGCTGGCGGAAAAAGCGATGGCAGCCCAGTTCAACCGTCCGGGTCACGAGATTGTTGATCACTACACCTATGCATTCTTGGGCGACGGCTGCCTGATGGAAGGCATTTCTCACGAAGTGGCGTCACTGGCCGGTACTTTGGGCTTGGGCAAACTGGTGTTTTTCTACGATGACAACGGCATTTCCATCGACGGCGAAGTGGAAGGCTGGTTCACCGACAATACTCCGCAGCGTTTTGAGTCCTACGGCTGGCAGGTTATTCCGAACGTTGACGGCCACGACGCCGACGCCATCCGTGCTGCCGTTGAAGCGGCCCGCGCAAACACCGAACAGCCAACTCTGATCTGCTGCAAGACCATCATCGGCTTCGGTTCCCCGAACAAGCAAGGTAAAGAAGATTGCCACGGTGCTCCGTTGGGTGACGACGAAATCGTTCTGACCCGCGAAGCTCTGGGCTGGCAGCACGGCGCGTTTGAAGTGCCTGACGACATCTATGCCGCCTGGGATGCCAAAGAAAAAGGCGCTGCGGCTCAGCAAGCTTGGGAAGACAAGTTTGCCGCCTACGAAAAAGCCGAGCCGGAACTGGCAGCCGAGTTCAAGCGCCGTATGGCCGGTGAGCTGCCTGCTGATTTCGCTGAAAAAGCGCAAGCCTACATCCAGGAATGCCAGGACAAGGGCGACACCATCGCGTCCCGTAAGGCTTCCCAGAATGCCCTGAACGCTTACGGCCCGTTGCTGCCGGAACTGATGGGCGGCTCTGCCGACCTGGCCGGCTCCAACCTGACCATCTGGTCTGGCTGTAAAGGCGTGACCAAAGACGACGCCTCCGGCAACTACATCTATTACGGTGTACGCGAGTTCGGCATGGCGGCGATCATGAACGGTATGGCTCTGCACGGCGGCTTTGTTCCCTACGGTGCTACCTTCCTGATCTTCATGGAATACTGCCGTAACGCCGTGCGCATGGCAGCACTGATGAAGCAGCGCTCCATCTTCGTATTCACCCACGACTCTATCGGTCTGGGCGAAGACGGCCCCACGCACCAGCCGATTGAACAGCTGGCCAGCCTGCGCACCACACCGAATATGAGCACGTGGCGCCCGGCTGATGCCGTTGAATCTGCAGTCGCCTGGAAATCTGCCCTGGAGCGTAACGATGGCCCCACGGCCATGGTGTTCTCCCGCCAAGGTCTGCCGCATCAGGATCGTGATGCCGAGCAGCTGGCGAACGTTGCCAAAGGTGGCTACGTATTGTCCGACAGCGAAGGCACGCCTGAGCTGATCCTGATTGCCACCGGCTCCGAAGTCGGTCTGGCGCAAGACGTTGCCGGCAAACTGCGAGAGCAGGGTAAAGCCGTACGTGTAGTGTCCATGCCGTCTACCGACGTATTCGATGCCCAGAGTGCTGAGTACAAGCAGCAAGTTCTGCCGCTGGAAGTGACCAACCGCATTGCGATCGAAGCCAGCATCGCTGACTACTGGTACAAGTACGTTGGTCTGGACGGCCGGGTTGTAGGCATGACCACCTTTGGTGAGTCTGCGCCGGCCGGTGAGCTGTTCAAGGAATTCGGCTTCACCGCTGAAAACATCCTGGAAGTGGCTGCTGAACTGCTGGACGCTTGA
- a CDS encoding iron-containing alcohol dehydrogenase — MISEKITVARAKAQLSALKLIVKLVPAPVPYMFLGQHARFQLLEHIARLGVNKVLIVTDAALFELGVIDPLAQRLSELSIDTVVYSGVIPDPDFNVVHNGLAMLRENECDAVLAVGGGSSIDAAKVIALAASNKKTPRELVGILKARKPSLPLFVIPTTAGTGSEVTLGAVISDETTHIKNLVIDPKLVPLAAALDPEIMAGMPKTVTADTGIDALTNSWSPGSVIFPTKKPRCTPVLA; from the coding sequence ATGATTTCCGAGAAAATCACCGTCGCGCGCGCCAAAGCGCAGCTGTCCGCACTGAAGCTAATCGTGAAGCTGGTACCTGCGCCCGTGCCCTATATGTTTTTGGGACAGCATGCACGTTTCCAGCTACTCGAGCACATCGCTCGCCTTGGCGTTAACAAGGTGCTGATCGTGACAGATGCTGCACTGTTTGAACTGGGTGTCATCGATCCATTGGCACAACGGCTCAGTGAGCTCAGTATTGATACGGTCGTGTATAGCGGGGTGATACCAGACCCGGACTTCAACGTAGTCCATAACGGCCTGGCTATGCTCCGTGAGAATGAATGCGATGCCGTCCTTGCGGTTGGCGGTGGCTCCTCTATCGACGCGGCTAAGGTGATTGCACTTGCTGCCAGCAACAAAAAAACGCCTCGTGAGCTCGTTGGAATTCTTAAAGCTCGCAAGCCGTCGTTGCCTCTGTTCGTTATTCCGACCACCGCAGGTACCGGCTCTGAGGTAACGCTCGGAGCGGTCATTTCCGATGAAACAACCCACATCAAAAATCTGGTGATCGACCCCAAACTCGTGCCCCTGGCTGCCGCGCTTGATCCTGAAATTATGGCTGGAATGCCCAAAACGGTAACCGCAGACACAGGAATCGATGCACTGACCAATTCCTGGAGTCCTGGATCAGTGATTTTTCCAACGAAGAAACCGAGATGTACTCCGGTTCTGGCGTGA
- a CDS encoding phosphoglycerate kinase, giving the protein MAIKKMTDLNLAGKRVLIREDLNVPVKDGKVSSDARIRASLPTIKAAKDAGAKVMLMSHLGRPEEGVYDEASSMKPVADHLSTMLGQEVRLIKDYLDGVEVADGEVVLFENVRFNKGEKKDNEDLAKQYAALCDIYVMDAFGTAHRAQASTHGVAKFAPEACAGPLLAAELDALGKALDNPAKPVVAIVGGSKVSTKLDVLNALEKVCDQIIVGGGIANTFLAAAGHPVGKSLCEHDLIDTAKDIASRVEIPLPVDVVVASEFAETATATVRNISDVTADDMILDVGPETAGQFAELLKSAKTILWNGPVGVFEFDQFGNGTKALAEAIAQSDAFSLAGGGDTVAAVDKYDIADKISYISTGGGAFLEFVEGKTLPAVAVLEERGQ; this is encoded by the coding sequence ATGGCCATCAAAAAAATGACTGACCTGAACCTCGCCGGCAAGCGGGTTCTGATTCGTGAAGACCTGAACGTACCGGTAAAAGACGGCAAAGTTTCCAGCGACGCCCGTATCCGTGCCTCGCTGCCTACCATCAAAGCAGCGAAAGACGCCGGCGCGAAAGTCATGCTGATGTCCCACCTTGGCCGCCCGGAAGAAGGTGTGTACGACGAAGCGTCTTCCATGAAGCCGGTCGCCGACCACCTGTCCACCATGTTGGGGCAGGAAGTGCGTTTGATTAAAGACTACCTCGACGGCGTGGAAGTGGCCGATGGCGAAGTGGTGCTGTTTGAAAACGTTCGCTTCAACAAAGGCGAAAAGAAAGACAACGAAGACCTGGCCAAGCAATATGCGGCCCTGTGCGACATCTACGTGATGGACGCCTTCGGCACCGCCCACCGCGCCCAGGCTTCTACCCACGGCGTGGCCAAGTTTGCTCCCGAAGCCTGCGCCGGCCCGCTGCTGGCGGCTGAGCTGGACGCTCTGGGTAAAGCGCTGGATAATCCTGCCAAGCCGGTTGTCGCCATCGTTGGCGGCTCCAAAGTGTCCACCAAACTGGACGTACTCAACGCCCTGGAAAAAGTCTGCGACCAGATCATCGTAGGCGGCGGCATCGCCAACACCTTCCTGGCGGCCGCCGGCCACCCGGTTGGTAAATCCCTGTGCGAGCACGACCTGATCGACACCGCCAAAGACATCGCCAGCCGCGTGGAAATCCCGCTGCCGGTTGACGTTGTTGTTGCCAGCGAATTCGCCGAAACCGCCACCGCAACGGTTCGAAACATTTCCGACGTAACTGCCGATGACATGATCCTCGACGTAGGCCCGGAAACTGCTGGCCAGTTCGCCGAGTTGCTGAAGAGCGCCAAAACCATCCTCTGGAACGGCCCGGTTGGCGTATTCGAATTCGACCAGTTCGGCAACGGCACCAAAGCCCTTGCTGAAGCCATCGCCCAAAGCGACGCCTTCTCACTGGCCGGCGGCGGAGACACCGTAGCAGCCGTTGACAAATATGATATAGCTGACAAGATCTCCTACATCTCGACTGGCGGCGGTGCCTTCCTGGAATTCGTAGAAGGCAAAACCCTGCCGGCAGTGGCTGTACTGGAAGAGCGCGGACAGTAA
- the metK gene encoding methionine adenosyltransferase, whose protein sequence is MSDYNIFTSESVSEGHPDKLADQISDAVLDTILTDDPHARVACETMVKTGVAIVGGEITTSAWVDLEDLVRGVIKDIGYTSSDVGFDGDTCGVINIIGKQSVEIAQGVDRQKPEDQGAGDQGLMFGYASNETDVLMPAPITFSHRLVQRQAEARKSGLLPWLRPDAKSQVTCRYENGQVVGIDAIVLSTQHDPDVSQADLKEAVMELIVKHTLPAELLHKDTQFHINPTGKFVIGGPVGDCGLTGRKIIVDTYGGMARHGGGAFSGKDPSKVDRSAAYAGRYVAKNIVAAGLADKCEIQVSYAIGVAQPTSISLNTFGTGKLSDEKIVDLVRAHFDLRPYAITNMLDLLHPMYRETAAYGHFGRDPYEMTVGGKTFTAFPWEKTDRAAALKDAAGI, encoded by the coding sequence ATGTCTGACTACAACATCTTTACCTCCGAATCGGTCTCCGAAGGCCACCCGGACAAACTGGCGGATCAAATCTCTGATGCGGTCCTGGACACCATCCTGACTGACGACCCGCACGCCCGCGTTGCCTGTGAAACCATGGTAAAGACCGGTGTTGCCATTGTCGGCGGTGAAATCACCACCAGCGCCTGGGTTGATCTGGAAGATCTGGTTCGTGGCGTGATCAAAGACATCGGCTACACCTCTTCAGACGTTGGCTTCGACGGCGACACCTGTGGCGTGATCAACATCATCGGTAAACAGTCCGTCGAAATTGCCCAAGGCGTTGACCGCCAGAAGCCGGAAGATCAAGGCGCCGGCGACCAAGGCCTGATGTTCGGCTACGCCAGCAACGAAACCGATGTACTGATGCCAGCACCGATCACCTTCTCGCACCGTCTGGTTCAGCGCCAGGCCGAAGCCCGCAAGAGCGGCCTGCTGCCGTGGCTGCGCCCGGATGCAAAGAGCCAGGTCACCTGCCGCTACGAAAACGGCCAAGTGGTCGGTATTGATGCCATCGTACTGTCTACTCAGCACGACCCGGACGTCAGCCAGGCAGACCTGAAAGAAGCGGTGATGGAACTGATCGTCAAGCACACTCTGCCAGCAGAGCTGCTGCACAAAGATACCCAGTTCCACATCAACCCGACTGGCAAATTCGTTATCGGCGGCCCGGTGGGCGATTGTGGTCTGACCGGCCGTAAAATCATCGTAGACACCTACGGCGGCATGGCTCGCCACGGTGGCGGCGCGTTCTCTGGCAAAGACCCCTCGAAGGTTGACCGTTCTGCCGCTTACGCCGGCCGCTACGTTGCCAAGAACATCGTTGCTGCGGGCCTGGCCGATAAATGCGAAATTCAGGTGTCCTACGCCATCGGTGTGGCACAGCCAACATCTATCTCGCTGAACACCTTCGGCACCGGCAAGCTCAGCGATGAGAAAATCGTTGATCTGGTACGCGCGCACTTCGACCTGCGCCCCTATGCCATCACCAACATGCTCGACCTGCTGCACCCGATGTACCGGGAAACCGCAGCCTACGGCCACTTTGGTCGTGACCCCTACGAAATGACCGTTGGCGGCAAAACCTTCACCGCCTTCCCGTGGGAAAAGACCGACCGGGCTGCTGCACTTAAAGACGCTGCCGGCATCTAA